One Streptomyces sp. NBC_00223 genomic window carries:
- a CDS encoding DNA-3-methyladenine glycosylase 2 family protein — protein MTTEDSRYEAVRSRDARFDGVFFFAVATTGIYCRPSCPAVTPKRENVSFHPTAAAAQGAGFRACRRCRPDAVPGSADWNARADVVGRAVRLIGDGVVDREGVAGLASRLGYSSRQVQRQLNAELGAGPIALARAQRGHTARVLLQTTSMQAAEIAFAAGFASVRQFNETIREIYAATPTELRTARRGSGPDGAAGIPLRLAYRGPYAAGQVFDFLAARAAAGVEEVTEGPGGRTYRRTLRLPHGAGIAEVAERAGAGRWLECRLHLDDLRDLTTATHRVRRLFDLDADPLAVAERLGADPELAPLVAARPGLRAPGAADPEEQAVRTVLGEGLAPAEARRAVAALVAACGEPLASPSGGLTRLFPRPADLVGARLPDLPGERGAVVRTVAAALADGVVRLDPGADREEAERSLLALPGVSPWAAGYIRMRALGDPDVLPDPAAAGAARWRPWSSYATHHLWAAGNGPRPQGSQGRPR, from the coding sequence ATGACGACGGAGGACAGCAGGTACGAGGCGGTGCGCAGCCGGGACGCGCGGTTCGACGGCGTGTTCTTCTTCGCCGTGGCCACGACCGGGATCTACTGCCGTCCCAGCTGCCCGGCGGTCACCCCGAAGCGGGAGAACGTCTCCTTCCACCCGACGGCCGCGGCCGCGCAGGGCGCCGGTTTCCGGGCCTGCCGCAGATGCCGTCCCGACGCGGTGCCGGGCTCGGCGGACTGGAACGCGCGGGCCGACGTCGTCGGGCGGGCCGTGCGGCTGATCGGCGACGGCGTGGTGGACCGCGAGGGCGTGGCGGGACTGGCCTCGCGTCTGGGCTACAGCTCCCGGCAGGTGCAGCGCCAGCTCAACGCGGAGCTGGGCGCGGGCCCGATCGCGCTCGCCCGGGCGCAGCGCGGGCACACCGCGCGGGTGCTGCTCCAGACCACCTCGATGCAGGCGGCCGAGATCGCCTTCGCGGCGGGCTTCGCGAGCGTGCGGCAGTTCAACGAGACGATCCGGGAGATCTACGCGGCCACCCCGACCGAGCTGCGGACGGCCCGCCGGGGCAGCGGCCCCGACGGCGCCGCCGGTATCCCGCTGCGGCTGGCGTACCGGGGGCCGTACGCGGCCGGGCAGGTCTTCGACTTCCTCGCCGCGCGGGCCGCCGCCGGGGTGGAGGAGGTCACCGAGGGGCCGGGCGGGCGTACGTACCGCCGTACGCTGCGGCTGCCGCACGGCGCGGGCATCGCCGAGGTGGCCGAACGGGCGGGCGCCGGGCGGTGGTTGGAGTGCCGGCTGCACCTGGACGATCTGCGGGACCTGACCACGGCGACCCACCGGGTGCGGCGGCTGTTCGACCTGGACGCCGATCCGCTCGCGGTGGCCGAACGGCTTGGCGCGGACCCGGAGTTGGCGCCGCTGGTGGCGGCCCGTCCCGGGCTGCGCGCGCCGGGCGCCGCGGACCCGGAGGAGCAGGCGGTACGGACCGTGCTCGGCGAGGGGCTGGCGCCGGCCGAGGCACGGCGGGCCGTGGCGGCGCTGGTGGCCGCGTGCGGCGAGCCGCTGGCGTCCCCGAGCGGCGGTCTGACGCGTCTGTTCCCACGCCCGGCCGACCTGGTGGGCGCCCGGCTCCCGGATCTGCCCGGTGAGCGCGGGGCGGTGGTCCGTACGGTCGCGGCCGCGCTGGCCGACGGCGTGGTGCGGCTGGACCCGGGGGCGGACCGGGAGGAGGCCGAGCGGTCGCTGCTGGCGCTGCCCGGGGTGAGTCCGTGGGCCGCGGGGTACATCCGGATGCGGGCGCTGGGCGACCCCGATGTGCTGCCGGACCCGGCGGCCGCAGGGGCGGCCCGGTGGCGGCCGTGGAGTTCGTACGCCACGCATCACCTGTGGGCGGCGGGCAACGGGCCCCGGCCGCAGGGGAGTCAGGGCCGGCCGCGCTGA
- a CDS encoding NTP pyrophosphohydrolase: MTPRPLLVVDGANVVGSVPDGWWRDRRGAAERLRDALVPLAAAGLPADSGAPGWAVGAALDVVLVVEGAARGVAAVPEVAVESAPGSGDDLIAELAARSRTDAPDRPCLVVTADRGLRARVTAAGASYIGPRAVRRR; encoded by the coding sequence ATGACACCGCGCCCGCTGCTGGTCGTGGACGGCGCGAACGTGGTCGGCTCGGTGCCCGACGGCTGGTGGCGCGACCGGAGGGGCGCGGCGGAGCGGCTGCGCGACGCCCTGGTGCCGCTCGCCGCAGCCGGGCTGCCGGCGGACTCCGGCGCGCCCGGCTGGGCGGTCGGCGCGGCGCTCGACGTGGTGCTGGTGGTGGAGGGCGCGGCGCGCGGGGTCGCCGCCGTGCCGGAGGTGGCGGTCGAGTCGGCGCCGGGCAGCGGCGACGACCTGATCGCGGAGCTGGCCGCCCGGTCCCGTACGGACGCCCCCGACCGCCCGTGCCTGGTCGTGACGGCCGACCGGGGGCTGCGCGCCCGGGTCACGGCGGCGGGCGCGTCGTACATCGGACCGCGCGCGGTCCGGCGGCGCTGA
- a CDS encoding aldose epimerase family protein, with amino-acid sequence MSTAVTPPTREPFGTAPDGRAVELWRLTSAAGVSAEILTYGGVLHALHVPDRAGRTASVVLSLPDAAAYATRSPYFGALVGRYANRIAEGRFTLDGRVHHLPVNDRGHTLHGGPDGFHRRIWRAEPLSDGSLRLSLNSPDGDMGFPGAVEVTATYALDAAGTLALDFEARTDRPTVVNLTNHAYFNLAAAQDGPDSDGGGSGDGSVLRHVLRVDADRYLPVSPEGIPWGPELDVSGTPFDFTVPRPVGDGIDRPDPQLKAAGGYDHCWVLRSPGGSGAPRTAAVLHEPDSGRTLEVRTTEPGVQVYTANGLEGAPAGPDGHRQDAHSAICLETQHLPDSPNRPEYPSTVLRPGEVFRSRTEFRFPHLDGRSAG; translated from the coding sequence ATGTCCACTGCCGTCACCCCGCCCACCCGTGAGCCCTTCGGCACCGCCCCCGACGGCCGGGCGGTCGAGCTCTGGCGGCTCACGTCGGCCGCCGGAGTGAGCGCCGAGATCCTCACCTACGGGGGCGTCCTGCACGCCCTGCACGTGCCCGACCGGGCCGGGCGGACCGCCTCGGTGGTGCTGTCGCTGCCGGACGCGGCCGCGTACGCCACCCGCAGCCCGTACTTCGGCGCGCTGGTCGGGCGCTACGCCAACCGGATCGCGGAGGGCCGCTTCACGCTGGACGGCCGGGTCCACCATCTGCCGGTCAACGACCGCGGCCACACCCTGCACGGCGGTCCCGACGGCTTCCACCGGCGGATCTGGCGGGCCGAGCCGCTGTCCGACGGGTCGCTGCGGCTGTCGCTGAACAGCCCGGACGGCGACATGGGCTTCCCGGGCGCGGTGGAGGTGACGGCGACCTACGCGCTCGACGCGGCGGGGACGCTGGCGCTGGACTTCGAGGCGCGCACCGACCGGCCGACGGTCGTCAACCTCACGAACCACGCGTACTTCAACCTGGCGGCGGCGCAGGACGGTCCGGACAGCGACGGCGGCGGGAGCGGGGACGGCAGCGTCCTGCGCCATGTGCTCCGCGTCGACGCCGACCGCTACCTTCCCGTCTCCCCCGAGGGCATCCCGTGGGGACCCGAACTCGACGTGTCCGGGACGCCCTTCGACTTCACCGTGCCGCGCCCGGTCGGCGACGGCATCGACCGGCCGGACCCGCAGCTGAAGGCGGCCGGCGGGTACGACCACTGCTGGGTGCTGCGCTCCCCTGGCGGCTCGGGGGCGCCGCGTACGGCCGCGGTGCTGCACGAACCGGACAGCGGCCGGACGCTGGAGGTCCGCACTACCGAGCCGGGTGTCCAGGTCTACACGGCCAACGGGCTGGAGGGCGCGCCGGCCGGGCCCGACGGGCACCGGCAGGACGCGCACAGCGCGATCTGCCTGGAGACGCAGCATCTGCCCGACTCGCCGAACCGGCCGGAGTACCCCTCGACCGTGCTGCGGCCGGGCGAGGTCTTCCGCAGCCGGACCGAGTTCCGCTTCCCGCACCTGGACGGCCGGAGCGCCGGATGA
- a CDS encoding endo alpha-1,4 polygalactosaminidase → MTRDPHPRPNRPPTRRPPRPAARRLAALAVLLLALTACSSPGGPAPTPVDGDRAPSPTRWQPRPGTPWQWQLSGTLDRSVDVPVYDIDGFENGADAVRALHTDGRKVICYINAGAWESFRPDADDFPASVRGKGDGWDGERWLDIRRVDVLRPLMAARFDMCRKKGFDAVEPDLLEGYANTTGFPLTARQQLAYNRMIAGLAHDRGLAVGLKNDLDQVPALVADFDFSVDEQCAQYKECESLTPFIAADKAVFHAEYKLTTDQFCPVSRKLRLSSIGKHLALDAWRTAC, encoded by the coding sequence ATGACCCGCGACCCGCACCCCCGTCCGAACCGCCCCCCGACCAGGCGCCCGCCTCGCCCCGCCGCCCGTCGGCTCGCCGCCCTCGCCGTACTCCTGCTCGCCCTCACCGCCTGCTCCTCCCCCGGCGGCCCCGCCCCCACCCCCGTGGACGGCGACCGGGCCCCCTCCCCCACCCGCTGGCAGCCGCGCCCCGGCACCCCCTGGCAGTGGCAGCTCAGCGGCACCCTCGACCGGTCCGTCGACGTGCCGGTCTACGACATCGACGGCTTCGAGAACGGCGCCGACGCCGTACGCGCCCTGCACACCGACGGCCGCAAGGTGATCTGTTACATCAACGCGGGCGCGTGGGAGTCCTTCCGGCCGGACGCCGACGACTTCCCGGCCTCCGTACGCGGCAAGGGCGACGGCTGGGACGGCGAACGCTGGCTGGACATCCGCCGGGTGGACGTCCTGCGTCCGCTGATGGCGGCCCGCTTCGACATGTGCCGGAAGAAGGGCTTCGACGCGGTGGAGCCCGATCTGCTGGAGGGCTACGCCAACACCACCGGCTTTCCGCTGACGGCACGTCAGCAGCTGGCGTACAACCGGATGATCGCGGGCCTGGCCCATGACCGCGGGCTCGCGGTGGGGCTCAAGAACGACCTCGACCAAGTGCCCGCCCTCGTCGCGGACTTCGACTTCTCGGTGGACGAGCAGTGCGCGCAGTACAAGGAGTGCGAGTCGCTCACGCCGTTCATCGCCGCCGACAAGGCGGTGTTCCACGCCGAGTACAAGCTGACGACCGATCAGTTCTGCCCGGTGAGCCGGAAGTTGCGGCTCAGCTCGATCGGCAAGCACCTCGCGCTCGACGCCTGGCGCACGGCCTGCTGA
- a CDS encoding spherulation-specific family 4 protein, whose protein sequence is MYVHPAVDPGAWQALEKAAGGLYGVVVNAADGPGDRVDPVFAAAAARLRGAGVRLLGYVDTGYGGRPLRAVLRDLRRHRAWYGTEGVFFDRVASGRAQLPYYRRLSAVARLCAARTVVLNPGVHPDPGYAAVADLLVTFEGSWAQYLGAEVPTWTSAHPPERFCHLVYGVPGGLGSRVALTAARRGAAVHCAVPGSPPNPWSHAPETAA, encoded by the coding sequence ATGTACGTGCATCCCGCCGTCGACCCGGGCGCGTGGCAGGCGCTGGAGAAGGCGGCGGGAGGGCTGTACGGGGTCGTGGTCAACGCGGCGGACGGCCCCGGCGACCGCGTGGACCCGGTGTTCGCCGCGGCCGCCGCCCGGCTGCGCGGGGCGGGGGTACGGCTGCTCGGGTACGTCGACACCGGCTACGGCGGCCGCCCGCTGCGGGCCGTACTCCGCGACCTGCGCCGCCACCGCGCCTGGTACGGCACGGAGGGCGTGTTCTTCGACCGGGTCGCGTCCGGGCGGGCCCAACTGCCGTACTACCGGCGGCTGTCCGCGGTCGCGCGGCTGTGCGCGGCCCGGACCGTCGTGCTCAACCCGGGGGTGCACCCCGACCCCGGGTACGCCGCCGTCGCCGACCTGCTGGTGACCTTCGAGGGGAGCTGGGCGCAGTACCTCGGGGCGGAGGTGCCGACCTGGACGTCCGCCCACCCGCCGGAGCGCTTCTGCCATCTGGTCTACGGTGTGCCCGGGGGCCTCGGCTCGCGTGTCGCGCTGACGGCCGCGCGGCGGGGCGCCGCCGTACACTGCGCGGTGCCGGGCAGCCCGCCCAACCCCTGGAGCCACGCCCCGGAGACCGCCGCATGA
- a CDS encoding NAD-dependent epimerase/dehydratase family protein translates to MRRILVLGGGGFLGAPVCARLGTGAGGTVLLRGERSPGHALTADLATVSVDTLARQLTALAPDAVVNCAGVVAGSASELCAVNARGPAVLAEAMAMATPAARLVHLGSAAEYGPAAAGTALSEQAAARPVGVYGASKLAGTLAVTGSGLDAVVLRVFNPVGAGASRAGLPGRLAAAFRDAPPHGTVRTGSLAAYRDFVDVTDVAEAVALAASAPGPLPPVVNIGSGRATLARTLAAELAEVAGFTGRIEESGARSPRSAEIDWHEADIALAVHILGWHPTRTLHSALTSLWQAAAPPLAHPEDPAPARPTPHRPPPKAAPLPAVTDLLPRTAYPDGTTARPPAPGPGSPPTTGPARPTTAESDPAPAQRHDATHQPHTDVTGTSVRLPVPGPGSPPTTGPARPTTAKSDPDQTQRQDATHQPHINATADAVRPPAPGPGGPPTTGPARPTTAKSAPDQTQRHDATHQPHTDVAVGTVRPAPPGPAPAGSGRRLGGVGATTRPAPPGGLTNLPPAQSSPPAVTPPKSPGAALTAPTRAPRGRDDSEVRALLWDSAAGPALPPGASEVRPLLWDSAAGPALPPGAR, encoded by the coding sequence GTGAGACGGATTCTGGTGCTGGGCGGCGGCGGGTTCCTCGGCGCGCCGGTGTGCGCCCGGCTGGGCACGGGCGCCGGCGGTACGGTGCTGCTGCGCGGGGAGCGCTCTCCCGGTCATGCGCTGACGGCGGATCTGGCGACCGTGTCCGTGGACACGCTCGCCCGGCAGCTGACCGCGCTGGCACCCGACGCGGTGGTCAACTGCGCGGGTGTGGTGGCCGGTTCGGCGAGCGAGCTGTGCGCGGTCAACGCGCGCGGGCCGGCCGTGCTGGCCGAGGCGATGGCGATGGCGACACCGGCGGCGCGGCTGGTGCATCTCGGCTCCGCCGCGGAGTACGGGCCCGCGGCGGCCGGGACAGCGCTCTCCGAGCAGGCGGCCGCCCGGCCGGTGGGTGTGTACGGCGCGTCGAAGCTGGCGGGGACCCTGGCGGTGACCGGTTCCGGGCTCGACGCGGTCGTGCTGCGGGTCTTCAACCCGGTCGGCGCGGGCGCTTCACGGGCGGGGCTGCCGGGGCGGCTGGCCGCGGCCTTCCGTGACGCGCCGCCGCACGGCACGGTCAGGACCGGCAGCCTGGCCGCGTACCGCGACTTCGTGGACGTGACGGATGTGGCCGAGGCGGTGGCGCTCGCGGCGTCCGCGCCCGGGCCGCTCCCGCCGGTCGTCAACATCGGGTCGGGCCGCGCGACCCTGGCGCGGACGCTGGCCGCGGAGCTGGCGGAGGTCGCGGGGTTCACCGGGCGCATCGAGGAGTCGGGAGCCCGGTCGCCGAGGTCGGCGGAGATCGACTGGCACGAGGCGGACATCGCGCTCGCGGTGCACATACTGGGCTGGCACCCCACGCGTACGCTGCACTCGGCGCTGACCTCCCTCTGGCAGGCGGCCGCGCCGCCCCTCGCCCACCCCGAGGACCCGGCTCCCGCGCGGCCCACGCCCCATCGCCCGCCCCCGAAGGCCGCCCCGCTGCCCGCCGTCACGGACCTCCTCCCCCGCACCGCGTATCCGGACGGGACAACCGCACGGCCACCCGCACCCGGCCCCGGCAGCCCACCCACCACCGGTCCGGCAAGGCCGACGACGGCGGAATCCGACCCGGCCCCGGCACAGCGCCACGACGCCACCCACCAACCACACACCGACGTGACCGGGACATCCGTACGACTTCCCGTGCCCGGCCCCGGCAGCCCACCCACCACCGGTCCGGCAAGGCCGACGACGGCGAAATCCGACCCCGACCAGACACAACGCCAGGACGCCACCCACCAACCACACATCAACGCGACCGCCGACGCGGTGCGGCCGCCCGCGCCCGGCCCCGGCGGCCCACCCACCACCGGTCCGGCAAGGCCGACGACGGCGAAATCCGCCCCCGACCAGACACAACGCCACGACGCCACCCACCAACCACACACCGACGTGGCTGTCGGTACCGTGCGGCCGGCTCCGCCGGGCCCCGCCCCCGCGGGGTCCGGCCGCCGCCTGGGCGGCGTCGGTGCCACGACCCGGCCGGCTCCGCCCGGCGGCCTCACCAACCTGCCACCCGCCCAGAGCAGCCCACCGGCCGTCACTCCCCCGAAGTCCCCCGGCGCGGCCCTCACCGCGCCAACTCGGGCGCCGCGCGGGCGAGATGACAGCGAGGTCCGCGCGCTGCTGTGGGACAGCGCCGCAGGACCCGCGCTGCCGCCGGGCGCCAGCGAGGTCCGCCCGCTGCTGTGGGACAGCGCCGCAGGGCCCGCGCTGCCGCCGGGCGCGCGGTGA